One region of Corynebacterium capitovis DSM 44611 genomic DNA includes:
- a CDS encoding beta-galactosidase has protein sequence MTATYAVVGSIATLAMVTSMTPKVAVGDNLPTATACGSYGIAASADWARKTTDEVQQTYALARGVGACGVRISVAWPDIEPRRGAYSWENLDALINGATAAGVEPMLALYAAPDWALAAHDATPSGSSGSSSNPSRGSSTNEGFAADFGSFAAAVASRYAQVVNAYEVWNEPNVSRFWPSPSIDEYATLLQATYPRIHAADSTATVVSAGLAPTADTSNSISPVKFTRGLYERGAQRYFDVMGIHPYTWNDPPEDRLRFLNVDELEGTMNEFGDTSKQMWVTEYGAPSGGLGGLTQTEQWEIIQWGIGEAARHPRIGRFYIYTLQDYPLGLTNPESYFGLYTSQGKPKIAANELRAQAVS, from the coding sequence GTGACTGCGACGTACGCGGTCGTCGGTTCCATCGCGACGCTCGCGATGGTGACTTCCATGACGCCCAAAGTGGCGGTGGGGGATAACTTACCCACGGCTACAGCGTGCGGTTCGTACGGCATTGCGGCCTCCGCAGACTGGGCCCGGAAAACAACCGACGAGGTGCAGCAGACCTACGCACTGGCGCGCGGCGTCGGTGCCTGCGGCGTGCGCATCAGCGTGGCCTGGCCCGATATCGAGCCGCGGCGCGGAGCCTACTCGTGGGAAAACCTGGACGCACTTATCAACGGCGCCACCGCCGCCGGAGTCGAGCCCATGCTCGCACTCTACGCCGCCCCGGACTGGGCGCTCGCGGCCCACGACGCCACGCCGTCGGGTTCGTCCGGGTCGTCGAGTAACCCGTCACGAGGGTCGTCTACAAACGAGGGCTTTGCGGCGGATTTCGGCTCCTTTGCCGCCGCGGTTGCGTCACGATATGCGCAGGTGGTGAACGCCTACGAGGTGTGGAACGAGCCCAACGTGTCGCGCTTCTGGCCATCGCCCAGTATCGATGAATACGCAACCCTGCTTCAAGCGACCTACCCGCGGATTCATGCCGCTGATTCCACGGCGACAGTCGTCAGCGCAGGCCTCGCGCCGACGGCGGACACGTCTAATTCTATCTCGCCTGTGAAATTTACCCGTGGTTTGTATGAGCGGGGCGCGCAGCGCTACTTCGATGTGATGGGCATCCACCCGTACACGTGGAATGACCCGCCGGAGGACCGTCTCAGGTTCCTGAATGTCGACGAGCTGGAGGGGACTATGAACGAGTTCGGCGATACCTCGAAGCAAATGTGGGTGACTGAATACGGCGCTCCGTCGGGCGGGCTGGGTGGTCTGACGCAGACGGAGCAGTGGGAAATCATCCAGTGGGGGATTGGTGAGGCTGCCCGGCACCCGCGGATCGGGCGGTTTTACATCTATACCCTGCAGGACTACCCGCTTGGGCTCACGAACCCAGAAAGCTACTTTGGTCTTTACACTAGCCAAGGTAAGCCGAAAATTGCGGCAAACGAACTGCGAGCCCAGGCGGTGTCTTAG
- a CDS encoding condensation domain-containing protein, protein MTTGLSPIPMLRPQEPYLLGQLRNPTSSAYAVAHLIFYSADGLTGDMVYEGTAQAIEETDSIHYFLEQGEDGEWRNVPGTKDERSHTYLDLSEEADPEVAFRARVRESWEEPIPITGPTVSYRSFVAKLGPERYAWFGGCHHAALDGYGGMLLRRRASELIAAAVAGVPAPECRTGTLKQLAAEPRVLREESVQYWLSQLEGAPRHLSFTDRVAAPANLPRISATSLPNTALGSLIAGTKLSWRDVAAALVLSYIAAFTQVDTAVVGFPVSGRHTDVAKVVHSATATTLPLQLRFEHGDTLLDVAARFRAALKQSYAHQDILISDIFDASPAFFRKPRIFGPLLNIIPFHDDIAYGTLTTEYEVWSHGPIDDFSFTMEPKTPTALSVELLGNPALYSQEECDAHAQRFTRWSEQLLSDAHLLLDDAQALTEQEAALHNRLATLEMQPSEERDDVKWGDILTPEQLAARAALAPRTKGLTGLRLVGAKGRPTPQGVAGRVLAITASGEVDTGFLAAISGDNFVYRGLASERVQVGEYDVEKGAIVEAVRAYVEQHHPDTPLDTESIAVEEAKSSLTVTLPWAATEEDLRALREEIDTHTPARIRLT, encoded by the coding sequence ATGACCACCGGGCTTTCCCCCATCCCCATGCTCCGACCCCAGGAGCCCTACTTGCTAGGCCAGTTGCGCAACCCCACATCCTCGGCATACGCGGTCGCTCATCTTATCTTCTACTCCGCGGACGGATTGACCGGCGACATGGTGTACGAGGGCACCGCGCAGGCAATCGAGGAGACGGACTCGATCCATTACTTCCTTGAACAGGGAGAAGACGGCGAGTGGCGCAATGTTCCGGGCACCAAGGACGAGAGATCCCACACGTACCTCGACCTCAGCGAGGAGGCCGACCCGGAGGTAGCGTTTCGCGCCCGCGTGCGAGAGTCATGGGAGGAACCGATTCCGATCACCGGGCCGACCGTGTCGTACCGCAGCTTCGTCGCGAAGCTAGGTCCCGAGCGGTACGCGTGGTTTGGCGGGTGCCATCACGCGGCACTGGACGGATACGGTGGCATGCTGCTGCGGCGCCGCGCTAGCGAGCTCATCGCGGCCGCCGTCGCAGGCGTGCCAGCGCCGGAGTGCCGGACCGGCACGCTTAAGCAGCTCGCAGCTGAGCCGCGCGTGCTGCGCGAAGAGTCGGTGCAGTACTGGCTGAGCCAGCTCGAAGGCGCACCCCGACACCTTTCGTTTACCGACCGCGTCGCTGCCCCGGCCAATCTCCCGCGCATCTCAGCAACGAGCCTCCCTAACACCGCGTTGGGGTCGCTGATCGCCGGAACGAAGCTATCCTGGCGCGACGTGGCAGCCGCCCTTGTTTTGTCCTACATCGCCGCGTTCACCCAGGTAGACACCGCCGTTGTCGGCTTCCCCGTCTCCGGGCGCCACACCGACGTAGCGAAGGTCGTGCACTCCGCCACCGCGACGACTCTTCCCCTCCAGCTTCGTTTCGAACACGGTGACACCCTCCTCGACGTCGCCGCCCGCTTCCGCGCCGCTCTAAAACAGAGCTACGCGCACCAGGACATATTGATCAGCGATATTTTCGACGCCAGCCCCGCGTTTTTCCGCAAACCCCGCATCTTCGGCCCTCTGCTCAACATCATCCCGTTCCATGACGACATCGCCTACGGGACACTCACCACCGAATACGAAGTGTGGAGCCACGGCCCGATCGACGACTTCTCATTCACGATGGAGCCCAAGACCCCAACCGCGCTCAGCGTCGAGCTGCTCGGCAACCCAGCCCTGTACTCACAAGAGGAATGCGACGCGCACGCCCAGCGTTTCACCCGGTGGTCCGAGCAGCTGTTATCCGACGCACACCTGCTTCTCGACGATGCCCAAGCGCTCACGGAGCAAGAAGCAGCGCTCCACAATCGCCTGGCCACCCTCGAGATGCAACCGAGCGAGGAGCGGGACGACGTGAAATGGGGTGACATCCTCACGCCCGAACAGCTTGCGGCCCGCGCCGCCCTGGCGCCCAGAACCAAAGGCCTGACCGGTCTGCGCCTGGTGGGCGCTAAAGGCCGACCCACCCCGCAGGGGGTAGCGGGTCGCGTCCTCGCCATCACCGCATCAGGCGAGGTGGACACGGGGTTTTTGGCCGCGATCTCTGGTGACAATTTCGTCTACCGGGGTCTCGCGTCGGAGCGCGTCCAGGTGGGCGAATACGACGTGGAAAAAGGCGCGATTGTTGAGGCAGTGCGCGCCTACGTCGAGCAGCACCACCCCGACACCCCTCTCGACACCGAATCCATTGCCGTGGAGGAAGCCAAGAGTTCGTTGACCGTGACACTGCCGTGGGCTGCCACCGAGGAGGACCTCCGCGCGCTGCGCGAGGAAATCGACACCCACACGCCGGCGCGGATCCGTCTCACCTAA
- a CDS encoding Wzz/FepE/Etk N-terminal domain-containing protein — translation MTHAGPAPRTTLASGDGIGVDLSAGFRAIKESLPLTILVTVLAALAATGLLWLRDPVYKSEAVVLVATPSRNEQTADQLAVQSRAFGGVVNDDSAKRGIEESTGLEVSTAGLTPNVKVISSESAPGTLTISTRAHSPEAAKKLGDAVIEQMRSRAASVRDDSLADFEANYQAQIDQIEARQKAVLAVDPMADITEFQTRLYQLRAAADEPRLNHVAISQLSQETDSSKSAALRPILTGTVLGVLIGLITLVTLVLVKLSRTRTVNQVWLRRVDARAGVTVDATRDPEAENPGRSFPPKTDAIVAAIRRSGSNVVLITEEGTSLVDAPMPCLPSEFVRKLTQPWWSDLDLDDVELGVIVIHEGAPVTALVEKNLDVFDSLGIPVRVVVFAAKTEG, via the coding sequence TTGACACACGCAGGACCCGCCCCGCGCACGACACTCGCCTCCGGCGACGGTATTGGTGTCGACCTCAGCGCCGGATTTCGCGCGATAAAGGAAAGCCTTCCGCTTACCATTCTGGTCACTGTTTTGGCTGCCCTCGCGGCCACGGGGTTGCTGTGGCTGCGGGATCCGGTGTACAAATCCGAAGCCGTGGTCCTTGTGGCCACACCGTCTCGCAACGAGCAAACCGCCGACCAGCTCGCGGTTCAGTCGCGCGCATTCGGGGGAGTAGTTAACGACGACTCGGCGAAACGAGGAATCGAGGAATCTACCGGCCTGGAGGTCTCGACGGCGGGTTTGACGCCAAACGTGAAGGTCATTTCGTCTGAGTCCGCCCCAGGGACGTTGACCATTTCGACCCGGGCGCATTCTCCAGAGGCGGCCAAGAAGCTTGGAGATGCCGTGATTGAGCAGATGCGAAGCCGCGCCGCCTCGGTTCGCGACGACTCTCTTGCCGACTTCGAGGCCAATTACCAGGCGCAGATCGACCAGATCGAAGCCCGGCAGAAGGCAGTCTTGGCTGTCGACCCGATGGCGGATATCACCGAGTTTCAAACGCGCCTTTACCAGTTGCGCGCTGCCGCCGACGAGCCGCGGCTCAATCATGTGGCCATTTCGCAGCTGTCGCAAGAGACCGATTCCTCTAAGAGTGCAGCGCTTCGGCCCATCTTGACCGGTACTGTGCTCGGCGTTTTGATCGGCCTGATTACCCTTGTCACTCTTGTGTTGGTCAAGCTTTCACGGACTCGCACGGTCAATCAGGTGTGGTTACGCCGCGTCGACGCTCGCGCGGGTGTCACCGTGGACGCCACCCGGGACCCCGAGGCGGAAAACCCCGGCAGGTCGTTTCCTCCCAAGACGGACGCGATTGTCGCCGCCATCCGCCGCTCGGGCAGCAACGTCGTCCTCATCACGGAGGAAGGCACCTCGCTTGTCGACGCCCCCATGCCCTGCCTTCCTAGCGAATTCGTCCGGAAGCTGACGCAACCCTGGTGGAGCGACCTCGATCTCGATGACGTTGAGCTGGGGGTAATCGTGATCCATGAAGGAGCCCCCGTCACAGCGCTGGTGGAGAAGAACCTGGATGTGTTTGATTCCCTCGGCATCCCGGTTCGAGTGGTTGTTTTCGCGGCGAAGACCGAGGGGTAG
- a CDS encoding glycosyltransferase — protein sequence MSSQPRVGLVHERFTDIAGSEQVVEQLARIWPTGPVFVPFCRESGIPDIDRSRLRSSFLQPVYSAGQKLSYAPLLPAVPRALQHTIASEVADAPLDALVISHHAFAVGAARPDIPSLAYVHSPARWAWDATFLRGETDSPLGQKALQVLGHRARSNELRHVPALREIVANSSAVRDRIRLWWGKDARVIHPPVNVDYFAPANDATPRGDYFIVVGRMVPYKRVDIAVRAAIAAKTRLVVIGEGRDLPRISALAATAPDIVELKGFVPTEEVRSLVQGARALLMPGEEDFGIVPVEAMAAGTPVIALGKGGALDSVVDGETGVHVAQGINDDETVANFAAVMRAFRDDAFPRGRLIAHAAAFSPAEFRRKMSEAVNAML from the coding sequence ATGAGCTCCCAGCCCCGGGTGGGTCTCGTCCACGAGCGGTTTACTGACATTGCCGGAAGCGAACAGGTCGTCGAGCAACTAGCCCGCATCTGGCCCACCGGGCCCGTGTTCGTCCCCTTCTGCCGAGAATCAGGGATTCCAGACATTGATCGATCGCGCCTACGGTCGAGCTTCCTGCAACCCGTTTACTCTGCAGGGCAGAAGCTCTCCTACGCTCCACTACTGCCTGCGGTGCCGCGTGCGCTGCAGCACACGATCGCGAGCGAGGTTGCCGACGCGCCCCTCGACGCCTTGGTCATCAGCCACCACGCATTTGCTGTGGGGGCAGCTCGCCCGGACATCCCATCGCTGGCGTATGTGCACTCCCCGGCCCGATGGGCCTGGGATGCGACGTTTCTTAGAGGAGAGACAGACTCCCCGCTGGGGCAAAAGGCGTTACAGGTGCTGGGGCATCGGGCGCGCTCCAACGAACTACGTCACGTTCCGGCGCTGCGGGAGATTGTCGCTAACTCCTCGGCCGTTCGTGACCGCATCCGCTTGTGGTGGGGCAAAGATGCGCGCGTGATCCACCCCCCAGTCAATGTGGATTATTTTGCACCGGCGAATGACGCCACCCCGCGCGGAGACTACTTCATCGTCGTGGGGCGAATGGTCCCGTATAAGCGAGTCGACATTGCCGTGCGCGCCGCCATCGCGGCGAAGACTCGTCTTGTCGTCATTGGGGAGGGGCGCGACTTGCCCCGCATCAGCGCACTGGCGGCAACGGCCCCGGACATTGTCGAACTGAAGGGCTTCGTGCCTACGGAAGAGGTCCGAAGCCTGGTCCAGGGTGCCCGGGCCCTGCTAATGCCGGGGGAGGAAGACTTCGGGATCGTTCCAGTCGAGGCGATGGCCGCGGGTACCCCGGTGATTGCGCTAGGCAAGGGAGGAGCACTCGACTCGGTCGTCGACGGTGAAACGGGCGTCCACGTCGCGCAGGGGATTAACGACGACGAGACTGTCGCTAATTTCGCCGCCGTTATGCGGGCATTTCGCGACGACGCCTTTCCACGAGGTCGTCTTATTGCCCACGCGGCGGCGTTTTCTCCTGCGGAATTTAGGCGCAAGATGAGTGAGGCCGTCAACGCGATGCTGTAG
- a CDS encoding O-antigen ligase family protein, producing the protein MHVLTAVTLAGVFFVISVRRPQTAVLCFLSLVPFHGLLTIFPVTSSFWKELAVLAILAGSFIAQPASDAGHYRAFLPWARPLAILIPFGVMSGVIVHGLWSFFPIKIAFFYLLLVFIIWRYPFTQRDKDRLISVLLITGTITAIYGLLQQMVGGERLVEMGYTWGEQVRTTGPLLRSFGTFNQPFPFGLYLMVALLAGTSSALLEPRRLRSRLFWPASLVMGAGLVFSVVRASYIGLFIGLIVLGVTQHRRVFKAVQIVAGIGIAALVVVLSVFSSSSSIQALSSSSSLQQRITHWAESFQLVLSHPLGTGLGNTGSAAQKTGPGIDVLNPPYQPDSQYLKILIELGLPGMALYVAVVAFMIWSMRQLLRQLPTSSIDYAFVCIALAATTAACISAVFATYLEIFPLDILFWVLPAIACCAPQTRSRSAGKPAAVAPEGSATASR; encoded by the coding sequence ATGCACGTTCTAACTGCTGTCACGCTGGCCGGCGTCTTTTTTGTCATCTCCGTCCGGCGCCCTCAAACAGCCGTGTTGTGTTTCCTATCGCTCGTACCTTTCCATGGGTTGTTGACCATTTTTCCCGTTACGTCCTCTTTTTGGAAGGAACTCGCGGTCCTCGCCATCCTGGCAGGTAGCTTCATCGCCCAGCCGGCCTCGGACGCTGGTCACTACCGCGCGTTTCTGCCGTGGGCGCGCCCGCTGGCGATACTGATCCCCTTCGGAGTGATGTCAGGCGTCATCGTTCACGGATTGTGGAGCTTTTTCCCCATCAAGATCGCGTTCTTCTACTTGCTCCTCGTCTTTATCATCTGGCGCTACCCCTTTACTCAGCGCGACAAAGACCGCCTCATTTCAGTTCTTCTTATCACTGGCACAATTACTGCCATCTACGGCCTCCTGCAGCAGATGGTGGGGGGCGAACGGCTCGTCGAAATGGGGTACACGTGGGGCGAGCAAGTACGCACGACAGGCCCGCTACTGCGTAGCTTCGGCACCTTCAACCAGCCATTTCCCTTTGGCCTCTACCTTATGGTCGCGCTTTTGGCGGGTACGTCGTCCGCGCTCCTCGAGCCCCGCCGGCTTCGTTCGCGCTTGTTTTGGCCCGCGTCACTCGTCATGGGTGCCGGACTGGTATTTTCCGTAGTCCGCGCAAGCTACATCGGCCTTTTTATCGGATTGATAGTCCTCGGTGTGACGCAGCACCGCCGCGTGTTCAAAGCCGTACAAATCGTGGCCGGCATCGGTATCGCGGCCCTCGTGGTTGTGCTCTCGGTGTTCAGTTCGAGCTCCTCAATCCAAGCGTTGTCCTCGTCGAGCAGTCTGCAGCAACGGATCACCCATTGGGCCGAGTCGTTCCAACTTGTCCTTTCCCACCCTCTGGGAACAGGTTTAGGTAACACGGGATCCGCAGCCCAAAAGACGGGGCCAGGTATCGACGTTCTGAATCCGCCATACCAACCAGATAGCCAGTACTTGAAAATACTGATCGAGCTGGGCCTTCCTGGCATGGCACTATACGTCGCGGTCGTCGCGTTCATGATCTGGTCAATGCGCCAGCTGCTCCGCCAACTGCCTACCAGCAGCATTGATTACGCGTTCGTGTGTATCGCTCTCGCCGCGACAACCGCGGCGTGCATCTCGGCGGTATTTGCCACGTACCTTGAAATTTTCCCGCTCGATATCTTGTTCTGGGTACTGCCCGCCATCGCGTGCTGTGCGCCCCAGACACGCTCGAGGAGCGCAGGAAAACCAGCGGCTGTCGCGCCAGAGGGGAGCGCTACAGCATCGCGTTGA
- a CDS encoding flippase, translating to MTTQADSLHSHDDREVLTSGSAMIVSRIISAVFGWLGSVTIARTLSPMDWGIYSFIFALLGLMAVVTDLGVGRAVLGRITSDDARSNQLAAGSFIVLRLVLGMAGYLFAVGYAVISGQGPRVSGLILFAGIIIILSTPANALMVLYQSRLQLGFIARWDIIAQMAQLLVIAFIAWAAPSVFAFIIAPLIREIITLASRWWGIHSGKLPDLIPAFDHPMLGWRDTLIESIPISIGYALFLLLTKVDQLMLERLVGFEPVGVYAISYKFSDVLGLSITSLALPYTTVLVTSYTRDQQRFAQHTRRAIITAATLGALAVVGFTPTADNLISLLYGSEFISAGLSARLLVVSAGFSGISTVALAVLLAAKRLVGFPIAALAALVVKVCLNLVLIPHWGMNGAAVATVITEGGLMVVTLMLVRAQVGVPKLLPLGELARQVVAVAAIGYPLMAVTLSNRLHWFLAGTLAVCLYVLYLKLSASWPFNPPSRSRAVSVDAPARTGEVS from the coding sequence GTGACAACGCAGGCGGATTCCCTTCACTCCCATGACGACCGGGAGGTTCTGACAAGCGGCAGTGCGATGATCGTCTCTCGGATCATCTCGGCTGTCTTCGGTTGGCTCGGGAGCGTTACCATCGCCCGCACCCTTTCCCCTATGGACTGGGGCATATACTCCTTCATTTTTGCACTTCTTGGCCTGATGGCCGTGGTGACCGACCTGGGGGTTGGGCGCGCGGTGCTGGGCAGGATCACTAGCGATGATGCTCGCAGCAACCAGCTTGCGGCGGGCTCGTTCATCGTGCTTCGTCTCGTGTTGGGAATGGCGGGCTATCTCTTCGCAGTGGGTTACGCGGTCATCAGCGGCCAGGGCCCGCGCGTCTCCGGACTCATCCTCTTTGCGGGGATCATCATCATTTTATCGACGCCCGCGAACGCACTGATGGTGCTCTACCAAAGCCGGCTCCAGCTGGGATTCATTGCGCGCTGGGACATCATCGCGCAGATGGCGCAGCTACTCGTCATTGCGTTCATTGCATGGGCCGCGCCTTCTGTTTTCGCGTTCATCATTGCCCCTTTAATCAGGGAGATTATTACGCTGGCCAGCCGTTGGTGGGGAATTCATTCGGGTAAGTTGCCCGATCTCATTCCCGCCTTCGACCACCCGATGCTCGGCTGGCGGGACACGCTTATAGAATCCATCCCAATCTCCATCGGGTACGCGCTCTTCCTCCTCCTCACCAAGGTTGACCAGCTCATGCTCGAGCGGTTGGTGGGGTTTGAGCCAGTGGGTGTCTACGCCATTTCCTACAAGTTCTCGGACGTCCTTGGGTTGTCCATTACCTCCCTCGCTCTGCCTTATACTACCGTGCTGGTCACCTCATACACCCGCGACCAGCAACGATTCGCGCAGCACACACGCCGCGCCATCATTACAGCTGCGACCCTAGGGGCACTGGCAGTCGTCGGGTTCACCCCGACGGCAGACAACCTCATTTCGCTCCTCTATGGTTCCGAGTTCATTTCCGCTGGGCTCTCGGCGCGCCTTCTGGTGGTTTCCGCTGGGTTCAGCGGGATCTCCACGGTCGCCCTGGCGGTTCTCCTCGCAGCGAAGCGCCTAGTGGGCTTTCCCATCGCCGCCTTGGCGGCCCTGGTTGTCAAAGTGTGCCTCAACCTTGTCCTCATCCCGCACTGGGGGATGAACGGCGCCGCGGTTGCCACAGTCATCACCGAGGGCGGGCTCATGGTCGTCACGTTAATGCTGGTGCGCGCCCAGGTCGGGGTGCCCAAGCTCCTTCCTCTCGGCGAACTCGCCCGACAGGTAGTCGCCGTCGCGGCCATCGGCTACCCGCTGATGGCCGTGACCCTTAGCAATCGCTTGCACTGGTTTCTGGCGGGGACGCTCGCTGTCTGCCTCTACGTGCTGTACCTGAAACTGTCCGCCAGTTGGCCCTTCAACCCGCCTTCCCGCTCTCGCGCCGTCTCGGTGGACGCACCAGCGAGAACCGGCGAGGTGAGTTAA
- a CDS encoding aminoacyl--tRNA ligase-related protein has translation MDHSSQTTSILTASPTQDALERARAEFTDSLIGAGVLSRAGAPGLYDRHSVYTGVLEGVSKLISKTRDETTALCGPDGWAIHRFGPIFPASIYEKTDYIESFPQLTGVISVFTGGDKEHRELLKTRRGGKAWEHFLEPDDMCMVSAACHPLYPQLPHELPAGGITSDVEGWCFRNEPSTDPMRQRAFRMRELVYAGDATTAAQFRLGWVTRVSELLRSLGLPVEEVIANDPFFGRAGKLLATGQLSGDLKTEFVVPVYGPDFEPVAVASCNYAVDHFGSRFDLLDDTGAVAHTSCTAFGLERITLALFAVHGVEASAWPGAVRSALGL, from the coding sequence ATGGACCACTCCTCCCAGACCACGTCTATCCTCACTGCCTCCCCCACGCAGGACGCTTTGGAACGCGCCCGCGCTGAATTCACCGATAGTCTCATCGGAGCGGGGGTTCTCAGCCGGGCGGGTGCGCCCGGGCTCTACGACCGACATTCGGTCTACACGGGCGTACTCGAGGGTGTAAGCAAACTCATTTCGAAGACGCGGGACGAGACAACCGCGCTGTGCGGGCCGGACGGATGGGCAATTCACCGGTTCGGACCGATTTTTCCGGCCAGCATCTACGAAAAGACCGACTACATTGAGTCTTTCCCCCAGCTCACTGGGGTGATCAGTGTCTTTACCGGGGGCGATAAGGAGCACCGCGAGCTGCTCAAGACCCGCCGAGGTGGAAAAGCCTGGGAGCACTTCCTCGAGCCAGACGACATGTGCATGGTCTCCGCCGCCTGCCACCCGCTCTACCCGCAGCTGCCCCACGAGCTCCCCGCGGGCGGCATTACTTCCGACGTAGAGGGCTGGTGCTTCCGCAACGAACCGTCTACGGATCCGATGCGGCAGCGGGCCTTCCGCATGCGCGAGCTCGTCTACGCCGGGGACGCCACCACCGCAGCGCAGTTCCGGCTGGGCTGGGTCACGCGCGTTTCCGAGCTCCTTAGATCCCTCGGCCTGCCGGTGGAGGAGGTCATTGCCAACGACCCGTTCTTTGGCCGAGCCGGCAAACTCCTCGCCACGGGGCAGTTGAGCGGCGACTTGAAGACGGAATTTGTCGTGCCCGTTTACGGCCCCGACTTCGAACCGGTTGCCGTTGCCTCCTGTAACTACGCGGTAGATCACTTCGGGTCCCGTTTCGACCTTCTCGACGACACCGGCGCCGTTGCCCACACATCCTGCACTGCCTTCGGTCTCGAGCGCATCACGCTTGCCCTGTTCGCCGTGCACGGCGTCGAGGCATCGGCGTGGCCTGGCGCGGTTCGTTCGGCACTCGGCCTGTGA
- the acpS gene encoding holo-ACP synthase, translating into MRRCARSADPSVRVGCDIASIREVRETYARFGSRYAQRVLQLDLNESDAVEFRAETLAGRFAALEAVSKVLDARHHGLVPADIAVSTSATGRPVVTLSGVAAQRAGELGIRSWDVSISHDGGFAIAVAVASCDSQYRHGHLLQLRKAIP; encoded by the coding sequence GTGCGCAGGTGTGCCCGTAGCGCGGATCCTTCCGTCCGGGTCGGATGCGACATTGCGTCGATACGCGAGGTCCGCGAAACCTACGCGCGCTTTGGCTCGCGCTACGCGCAACGCGTCCTCCAACTCGATCTCAACGAGTCCGACGCTGTCGAGTTTCGGGCCGAGACGCTTGCGGGGAGGTTCGCGGCCCTGGAGGCCGTGTCCAAGGTCCTCGACGCCCGCCACCATGGACTAGTTCCGGCCGACATCGCTGTCTCAACCTCTGCCACGGGCCGCCCAGTCGTGACGCTTTCGGGGGTGGCAGCGCAACGCGCCGGGGAACTCGGCATTCGCTCGTGGGACGTGTCGATTTCCCACGACGGGGGCTTCGCCATTGCCGTGGCGGTGGCAAGTTGCGACTCGCAGTACCGACACGGTCACCTACTCCAACTACGAAAGGCGATTCCATGA
- a CDS encoding phosphopantetheine-binding protein, whose protein sequence is MTDILTEIRSALDEATRGSIDASTVDAETDLIARGMSSHQIVQWMLGIEEALDIEFEDEQLNRDTFRTIDSVYKAVDTLLG, encoded by the coding sequence ATGACTGACATCCTCACCGAAATCCGGTCCGCGCTCGACGAAGCGACCAGGGGATCCATCGACGCCTCCACCGTCGACGCTGAGACCGACTTGATCGCCCGCGGGATGTCTTCCCATCAGATCGTGCAGTGGATGCTCGGTATCGAGGAGGCGCTCGACATCGAGTTTGAGGATGAGCAGCTCAACCGTGACACGTTCCGGACGATCGACTCAGTCTACAAAGCAGTGGACACCCTGCTAGGTTAG